A single window of Salvia splendens isolate huo1 chromosome 8, SspV2, whole genome shotgun sequence DNA harbors:
- the LOC121744275 gene encoding ATP-dependent zinc metalloprotease FTSH 2, chloroplastic-like, with the protein MAASSACVVGNGLGTGLSKEIFGRQFIQSTSLPALSNASKFVTIRASQDRKINEGRRGFLKLLLGNAAVAVPALVGNGNAIADDQGVSNSRMSYSRFLEYLDQDRVQKVDVFENGTIAIVEAVSPELGNRVQRVRVQLPGLSQELLQKLREKNIDFAAHNAQEDSGSVLFNLIGNLAFPLLLIGGLFLLSRRNSGGMGGPGGPGFPLGIGQSKAKFQMEPNTGVTFDDVAGVDEAKQDFVEVVEFLKRPERFTAVGARIPKGVLLVGPPGTGKTLLAKAIAGEAGVPFFSISGSEFVEMFVGVGASRVRDLFKKAKENAPCIVFVDEIDAVGRQRGAGIGGGNDEREQTLNQLLTEMDGFEGNTGVIVVAATNRADILDSALLRPGRFDRQVSVDVPDVRGRTDILKVHASNKKFSTDVSLEIIAMRTPGFSGADLANLLNEAAILAGRRGKTAISSKEIDDSIDRIVAGMEGTVMTDGKSKSLVAYHEVGHAICGTLTPGHDAVQKVTLVPRGQARGLTWFIPSDDPTLISKQQLFARIVGGLGGRAAEEVIFGEAEVTTGAAGDLQQITGLAKQMVVTFGMSDIGPWSLMDSSAQSGDVIMRMMARNSMSEKLAEDIDVAIKNLSDSAYEIALSHIRNNREAIDKIVEVLIEKETITGDEFRAILSEFVEIPKENRVAPAPAPVAA; encoded by the exons ATGGCTGCTTCATCAGCATGTGTAGTGGGAAATGGCTTAGGAACTGGTCTGAGCAAGGAAATATTCGGCCGGCAGTTTATCCAATCCACTAGTCTTCCGGCATTGAGCAATGCATCCAAATTCGTTACTATAAGAGCGTCTCAGGATCGTAAGATAAATGAAGGAAGAAGAGGATTTCTTAAGTTGTTGCTCGGCAATGCTGCTGTTGCAGTGCCTGCATTGGTAGGCAATGGCAATGCAATTGCAGATGATCAAGGTGTTTCTAACTCGAGGATGTCTTATTCTAGGTTTTTGGAGTATCTGGATCAGGATAGAGTGCAAAAGGTGGATGTATTCGAAAATGGCACTATTGCTATTGTTGAGGCTGTTTCCCCTGAGTTGGGTAACCGGGTTCAGAGAGTGCGCGTGCAGCTCCCGGGCCTCAGCCAGGAgcttctgcagaagttgagggAGAAGAATATTGATTTTGCTGCACACAATGCTCAGGAAGATTCTGGCTCTGTTTTGTTTAACTTGATTGGAAATCTGGCCTTCCCGTTGCTTCTAATTGGTGGGCTTTTCCTTCTATCGAGACGAAACTCTGGTGGAATGGGCGGACCTGGTGGACCAGGTTTCCCTTTGGGCATTGGTCAGTCGAAGGCTAAATTCCAAATGGAACCAAACACTGGGGTGACTTTTGATGATGTTGCTGGGGTGGACGAGGCAAAGCAAGATTTTGTGGAGGTGGTAGAGTTCTTGAAGAGGCCCGAGAGGTTCACTGCTGTGGGTGCTCGTATCCCTAAGGGGGTTCTTCTTGTTGGTCCTCCGGGTACAGGGAAGACCTTGCTTGCCAAGGCTATTGCTGGTGAAGCCGGTGTTCCCTTTTTCTCCATTTCAGGTTCTGAGTTTGTTGAGATGTTTGTTGGTGTTGGTGCTTCACGGGTTCGTGATCTTTTCAAGAAGGCCAAGGAGAACGCGCCTTGTATCGTGTttgttgatgaaattgatgCTGTTGGGCGTCAAAGAGGAGCAGGTATCGGTGGAGGGAACGATGAAAGGGAACAGACGCTGAACCAGCTGTTGACAGAAATGGATGGGTTTGAAGGGAACACCGGTGTGATTGTAGTTGCAGCAACTAACCGTGCAGATATTCTTGACTCTGCCTTGTTACGGCCGGGAAGGTTCGACAGACAG GTCTCTGTTGATGTCCCCGATGTTCGTGGAAGAACTGACATTCTGAAGGTTCATGCGAGCAACAAAAAGTTCAGTACAGATGTATCACTTGAGATAATAGCCATGAGGACACCGGGTTTTAGTGGAGCCGATCTTGCTAATCTCTTGAACGAGGCTGCTATTCTGGCTGGTCGCCGTGGCAAGACAGCAATCTCGTCCAAAGAAATCGATGATTCGATTGATCGGATAGTTGCTGGAATGGAGGGAACAGTGATGACTGATGGCAAGAGCAAAAGTCTTGTGGCTTACCATGAAGTAGGTCATGCCATTTGTGG AACTCTAACTCCAGGCCACGACGCTGTCCAGAAGGTCACCCTAGTGCCGCGTGGTCAAGCACGTGGTCTGACCTGGTTCATCCCTTCTGACGATCCGACCTTGATATCCAAGCAGCAGCTGTTTGCCAGAATTGTTGGTGGGCTTGGTGGTAGAGCTGCCGAGGAGGTCATATTTGGCGAGGCTGAGGTGACAACTGGTGCAGCCGGTGATCTACAGCAGATCACTGGTTTGGCTAAGCAG ATGGTGGTTACCTTTGGCATGTCTGACATCGGGCCGTGGTCTCTGATGGACTCATCTGCTCAAAGTGGCGACGTGATCATGAGAATGATGGCGAGGAACTCCATGTCCGAAAAGCTTGCTGAAGACATTGATGTCGCGATCAAGAATCTCTCGGACAGCGCATACGAGATCGCCCTGAGCCACATCCGGAACAACCGCGAAGCAATAGACAAGATTGTTGAAGTTCTGATTGAGAAGGAGACGATCACAGGTGATGAATTCAGAGCCATTCTTTCTGAATTCGTCGAAATCCCAAAGGAAAACAGAGTGGCTCCTGCACCTGCTCCAGTAGCTGCTTAA